A window of the Lolium perenne isolate Kyuss_39 chromosome 7, Kyuss_2.0, whole genome shotgun sequence genome harbors these coding sequences:
- the LOC127301743 gene encoding pentatricopeptide repeat-containing protein At5g66520, producing MAPPPATTTTGSFPTKALHARLLRNGALNADPSAAAPLAASAANSSLPYALSLLQAHPTTFSYNTTIRSLAHGPSPHLAVALYRSMLLNPLSNPNNYTYPPLLAACARLLVARSPKPAAPGTAVHASLFRRGLDSGDRFISASLLSFYAAAGDLPAARQVFDRSPSNQRDLPLWNSLLHAYLSQGLYTQVLHLSRQMPAADEVTLLALVSACAHLGALDTGRWAHAYYARTRRNTTTRNLGTALLNMYMRCGDVESAWSVFRETLDKDVRTWSVMIAGLAVNGLPRDALDLFTEMKSIGLDPDSITMTAVLSACAHAGMVDEGKRFLACMPVEYRLQPTIEHYGCVVDLLGRAGKLEEALALIETVPFEADVVLWGALLVACRVHKNVDIGQMAAREMLKLDPRHAGACVFLSNVYAADGKWDLVQEVRNSMKQHRIFKPPGSSIVELDGVVYEFFSGDHSHPQSDRIYAMLDEVCKTLSLKGHKPSTKQVTFDIDEEDKEVCLSQHSEKLALALGLISTKRGAVIRIVKNLRICEDCHSVMKIVSEVYDRVIVVRDRNRFHHFKNGSCSCLDYW from the coding sequence ATGGCCCCgccgccggccaccaccaccacgggCTCATTCCCGACCAAGGCCCTTCACGCACGCCTCCTCCGCAATGGCGCCCTTAACGCcgacccctccgccgccgctcccCTCGCCGCATCAGCCGCCAACTCTTCCCTCCCCTACGCCCTCTCCCTCCTCCAAGCCCACCCCACCACCTTCTCCTACAACACCACCATCCGCTCCCTCGCCCACGGTCCCAGCCCCCACCTCGCCGTCGCGCTCTACCGCTCCATGCTTCTCAACCCCCTATCCAACCCCAACAACTACACCTACCCGCCGCTCCTCGCCGCCTGCGCCCGCCTCCTCGTCGCCCGTTCACCAAAACCAGCAGCACCGGGCACCGCCGTCCACGCCTCCCTCTTCCGCCGCGGTCTCGATTCCGGCGACCGCTTCATCAGCGCCTCGCTGCTCTCCTTCTATGCCGCCGCTGGGGACTTACCCGCCGCACGCCAAGTGTTCGACCGAAGTCCCTCCAACCAAAGGGACCTACCCCTCTGGAACTCACTCCTCCACGCCTACCTATCCCAAGGCCTCTACACCCAGGTGCTGCACCTCTCCCGCCAGATGCCCGCTGCCGACGAGGTCACGCTGCTCGCTCTCGTCTCTGCCTGCGCGCATCTCGGTGCACTCGACACCGGCCGCTGGGCACATGCTTACTATGCAAGGACCCGCCGGAATACCACCACGAGAAATCTAGGCACCGCTCTGCTCAACATGTACATGAGGTGCGGGGACGTCGAAAGCGCGTGGTCTGTGTTCCGCGAGACGCTCGACAAGGATGTCCGGACGTGGAGCGTCATGATAGCTGGACTGGCTGTCAACGGGCTCCCGAGGGACGCCTTGGACTTGTTCACTGAGATGAAGAGCATCGGGCTGGACCCAGATTCCATCACCATGACTGCCGTGCTGAGTGCGTGTGCCCATGCTGGTATGGTGGATGAGGGCAAGAGGTTCTTGGCCTGCATGCCCGTCGAATATCGTCTACAGCCCACCATAGAACATTATGGTTGCGTCGTTGATCTGCTTGGGCGAGCGGGCAAGTTGGAGGAGGCGTTGGCTCTCATTGAGACTGTCCCTTTCGAGGCCGATGTTGTGCTATGGGGTGCTCTCTTAGTCGCTTGTAGGGTCCACAAGAATGTTGACATTGGGCAGATGGCCGCCAGGGAGATGCTCAAGTTGGATCCTCGTCATGCTGGGGCCTGTGTCTTCTTATCGAATGTCTATGCTGCTGATGGGAAATGGGACCTTGTACAGGAGGTCAGGAACTCGATGAAACAACATAGGATATTCAAGCCTCCAGGATCAAGCATTGTTGAACTAGATGGCGTGGTTTACGAGTTCTTTTCTGGTGACCATTCACACCCTCAGTCTGATCGGATATATGCAATGCTTGATGAGGTCTGCAAGACCTTAAGCCTCAAGGGGCACAAGCCTTCAACCAAACAAGTTACCTTTGACATTGATGAGGAGGACAAAGAAGTTTGCCTCTCGCAACACAGCGAGAAACTGGCACTTGCCTTGGGACTCATCTCTACCAAGAGAGGAGCTGTGATCCGTATAGTCAAGAACCTGAGAATCTGTGAGGATTGCCACTCTGTCATGAAGATAGTCTCGGAGGTCTACGATCGAGTCATAGTTGTTAGAGATCGAAACCGCTTCCACCACTTTAAGAACGGCTCCTGTTCCTGTTTGGACTATTGGTAG